The region AGACAGACCAATTGATCTCCTTAGATTCCCAAAAGCTTGGAACCATCTTGTCTTTTCATCAGAACAAGCACCTCAAAGACTCCTTAAAATTGCTCTGTTTGTCAAGAAATGGCCAGATGAACATCATGCTGGAGGACTTGAACGACACGCTTTAACACTCCATCTCGCCTTAGCCAAACGAGGCCACGAGCTTCATATCTTCACAGCTAATTCATCCTTCCCTTTATATCCAACAATCAGCAATCTCCGTTTTCACATCTCGAACTCTACTGCTGCCGGATATCTAGACCAAGCCGTTGTTTGGAAgcaatttcaaaaagaaaacgCGACAAAAAGGCCCTTCGATGTGATTCATACAGAGAGTGTAGGACTTAGGTATACTAGATCAAAAAACCTGAATAATGTTGCTGTTAGCTGGCATGGAATTGCCTATGAAACTATACATTCTGAcatcatacaagagcttctccGAAATACTACTGAAGATCCAGAGTCGTCACATGCATTGACTGAAAGAGTGAAGAAGGTTATTGAAGAGGTAAAGTTCTTCCCAAATTATGCTCACCACGTTGCCACGAGCGATCATGCAGGAGATGTACTTAAAAGGATCTATATGATCCCAGAAGAACGCGTTCATGTCATATTAAACGGTGTCAGTGAGGAGATATTCAAGCCTGATGTTACAAAGGGCTATGATTTTAGGTCCAAGATTGGAATCTCAAAATCAAAGTCCCTAATCCTGGGGTTAGCTGGAAGGTTGGTTAAAGATAAGGGGCACCCTTTAATGTTTGAAGCCTTACAACAAATTTTCAAGGAAAACTCAACATTTAGGGACAATGTCATTGTACTAGTTGCTGGAAATGGTCCATGGGGTACTCGATACAAAGGCCTCGGATCGAATAATGTTATGGTTTTAGGACCATTAGAACAGGATCAACTAGCAGGATTCTACAACGCAATAGATGTATTCATAAACCCGACATTAAGAGCTCAAGGTTTGGATCACACCTTGTTGGAAGCCATCCTAACAGGTAAGCCTTTGATAGCGACGAAACTTGCTAGCATTACGGGGTCTATTATCGTTAGCGAAGAGATGGGTTATACATATGCACCTACAGTAGGGGAACTGAAGAAAGTTTTGTATGAGGTTTGGGAGGATGGAAGAGAAATTCTAGAGCTGAAAGGAAGATTTGCTAGGGAGAGGGGATTGAAGTTGTTTACCGCTACCAAAATGGCTGCAGCATATGAAAGGCTTTTTCTTTGTATATCAGATGATGAAAAGCAAGCAGAAAAACACGACAATTATTGTATTTATCAACCTCAATctaattgaaaaattaaagggtccttgttataccccatttagaccGGGTCAaatagagtacaacatattggtgattccctatattattatttaaggaatcgccacctaattatttttatggtgaattaggacacctaattgTTAACTAATTATTGCTAAACTAAACTCCATTTTTAAGATCTTACGAACCTAataaattctaggtaagggttctaattatcctaaagggaaggggttaggcatcctttaagatccgtTAAGAACGGTTAACTAATTTCCTAAACTTAGGttaattgaaatcaaaataaatgtttggcttaaaatatcaaataggcGGATAATTAATttagggaaaaaaaatactttttaaccTCAAAATGAATTAAGAAGTGACTTATAATTAAAAGACAATTTTCGGCTTGAGAAAGCGGGATTAGTagattaaaaaatgaaacttctTCTTTTCGAATAGTAAAGACATGGTCATTTTAGAAAGTCACGTGAccagttttatttttaaacttatttaaaaataaatggcAAGTGAGTATTTAAAAATGTTTGTCAATTGAATCAAACTCCAATCTTTCAACTTAACTAGGGATCAATTACTTTCACatgaaagaaatgaaattaattttaaagaGGTGACTTCAAATCCCATTTGGATTGTTcctaaattaaattaaactcaTTGGGAACTGAAAATCTGGTTGTTGTAAACCATTTGGATTCATAAAAAATCTCATAAATGAACTAgtaaagaaattagaaaaatattacTTTTGATAATCGCTGAAATAATATGTCGTTATCCACCCCCCAAACTAAGTGTCATAATGTCGATAAATTTAAACGAACCACATAAACAGTCACAAATAagaagaacaaagatggttaGCTTTGGACAAGCTAAAACGCAACAGGCATCCTTTCTTTTTCGACGAGGAAAGGAGTGAGCGGAGAAGTAGACGCGGGTTCTATATTTCCCGTTATTCCCCTTTCATTTTGTTTCGGGNNNNNNNNNNNNNNNNNNNNNNNNNNNNNNNNNNNNNNNNNNNNNNNNNNNNNNNNNNNNNNNNNNNNNNNNNNNNNNNNNNNNNNNNNNNNNNNNNNNNAAAATTTTAAagagtaaattgaaggaaaggaaTCATTAAAGAAGAGGTTTGAGAtatttttgatataagtacaagaattaatgttagttagccAACTGCCGGaagtccaattgaaggaaagagaaattaagcgaGACAATTCGGTGTTAAATTAGTTGAAAGATAAAGTACCGCAAAAGATTAATTCGGCCCGCTATAGAAAGCAAAGATGCTAAAATGTGACCAGTCTTGAATTCATCTTTAAGGgagaaagaataagaataagtaaACTCCAAGAAGACAAAGTTCTGGGACATCTGTAAAACGTAAGAAAGGTACGTGGAAATCGAAGAGAACAAGAATttctgaataaaaaaaaatgggattaAAATTGGATGCAAGTATATGGTAAGTAATGGATAAAAAAGCATATAAGGATGTAAACGACGGAGGCTGGAGAGACAATGAGAACGATAAAACATAAAGAGTTAGTAGACAGACAGATAATAAGAAAAGGGACGACCTTGAGTGCGGGCATAAATTTCGGCTACAAAAGAAGAAGGTTAAAGCGCATAGTCGAGGATAAGTTCGGTTTCAAATGAGCAGAAAAGGCgcaagtaagtaaagtaaataccgACAAATACGAGGTAAGAACACCGGTGACATCTACACTGCGAACTCTAccacaacattcgaggacgaatgtttttgaagtgggggagaatgttataccccgcacttttagagcatgagcatgccacgtacttcaccgtagtaatggagtatcagagacgtactatgaagttttatacacatttatatacatgcataaaaatagAAGGAAGGGAAGAGCTGGTGGGCCTACCGAGCTCACAagttaaccattttcacccatggttgggccttcatatgcttcttcttttcaaaattaCTAAAAGTTCAAGTAGGAAATAATTTCTCAAACGATTATGTTGTAttgttgggcctttggcccaaatGGCATCGTTGAATCCCATGCAAACAAAGAGGGGAATACAGTTAGACTACATCTAGACTTAATCACTAAATTACTAAAAGTTCAAGTAGGAAATACAATcatatataaatcatgcatatatatatatatatatatatatatatatatatatatatatatatatatatatatatatatataataatgataaagaCCAAAACAGACATGcgaagttttttttaaaaaaatacatgcCCAAATTAAAGCCAATGCAGAAAACAGAACCATTTCCAGCAGTACAAGTAATTAAACAAAGACTGGGGTCGAACCTTATCATAATAACATGCCCATCATGCAATTTATCCTTTTTGATATACAAGGTATACCCTCGTGTATACATCAAAGTGCATACAAGTGGTATATACcatatatatttcatgtataCGAGCATAGCAACAAACCAGCAAACAGCGAAATGCAATCAAACAATGAACATGCCCCTATTGTCTATGTATCAAGAAAGAAAACCACAGAGACGACTTATTCTGACAGGCAAACTGTATTCTCCCCATATATTCCTAAGTGTATATGAACCCACCTATCCTATATATCTATCAACATTTTTCTCCACAAATAAGAAGAAAACATTAGACAGAAAACAAATTGGCCTATAATATTCATGCTATATGTCTACACATATAATTCATGTCTTTATTCTCCATTTTTACACTTTTCATGACTCTAACCTAAGTTCATTTAAGCAAAACAGTTTGCagttttaaagattccaaggtTCAAATTTGACACATTCTCATGGTTGCAGATCCAGATTATCATGAAGGCACAAAACAAATAGCAACACTTAACCCAAACTCTTCATCCTTAACTATCTTTAAGGTTAATAAACATGATATCTAACCTAAGGATTTGTGAACTAGGTGGATATTCAAGTAATCATCACAGAACTGTGACACATTCATGGCAAGCAGACTTAATTCCAATATGATATAGTAATAGATTAGGCATCATTTTTGAGTTCTTAAAGCGTAGTGTTTATTACTTTAGAACAAGATGCAAGTATTTCATTCCATAGTATCCAAGGTCTACAGAACAGTGTCATCTCATGATCATGCCAAACACTAGGCAAGCCAGTAGGTCAACATAagacatcatatatatatatatatatatatatatatatatatatatatatatatatatatatatatatatagacggGGCAGAGACAACAACAAGACATATGGATTAACCACCAAGTTGAACAAACAAACCAAGGTCCTAAAGCAGGCATGTATAGCTCATTCGGACACACATACTATCATTTGACAGTCCAtgataacatatatacatgatttaGGAACACAAGAGATGTTAAAATGAGTACATAAATCATCAAATGACTTGGTATAAAGACTAAGCAGACATTAAAACCATGTTAAAACTACATCAGGCCAGATATGAAACGGGTAAAATAGATATTAAGGAATACAACTGCTCCTATATTAGACTTGAATCAACTAAGGTAAACAGATGATTAGCATGCATAAGCTGGGCAGTTTCATAACTTTATCAACACATAGGCAAGCAAATATTCTTAGTTCATATTATAACTCTATTAATCTTAAATCAGTTAATGGATGTAGGATTTTTACAAAATAGGCTAAAGGACTCATCTACATGAATATATAGCTAACAGATCGAATGTGACAAACTCCAATCATACTAATGAAACAACAAGAGTTTGGACAATATTCACACCAATCAAATCTTTGGGCATGCTAATGGCATAGATAAATAGACTTAGCACAGACTTAGTGAAGCACGAGCTAAACTAAACAAAAAGAACTAATGGACTAGTGAATGACTCCTTAAGCACAATATTAGGCATGATTTGAAACTAATTAGGATAATAAACCTACTGACCTAACACAGATGATAAAAGAAAACAACTAGGGCATATCTCAAACCAGTTAAACTAAACTGCATAAAGCCATGTTAACTAGGCTAGGCTAAACATGTGTAATCTACTAGTGATTAAACTACCCAGACTGCTAATAACTAACAGAAAAATAAGCTAAGTAATACATATTTAAACTAAATAAAACATAAGAGCaaatcagaaaattgaagaaaataactTAAAGGAGGAAGAATTTACCTTTTTCGGGTGCAGTGAAACTGAGGCTTTAGGGCACGGATCCACACTCAGAACACGACGAACCTGGATCTGCTTGGATTAACCAAGTTTCAaaccaaaaatgaaaatagagtAATTCATTGACTATttttgctctctttttttttagtaaGGCTGTggctatattttttttctagggATGAGATTGTAGCTATTCCGTTTCGCcctcctttttttctctttttttttttttttttttttttgtaaaactataactatatttttttggatcagatttcgccccccccccccaaaaaaaaacctctGCTTAAAATGGTTCTCCAACTTTAGTATTTATAGCCTAAGATTAGGGTTTCGGATTTTGAAAATTCCATTTTGGCTCCAAACGAAAATCAAAGACTGTTTGAAAATCAAAACCCAGCTCTGAAAAGGCGATTTTCTCAgagatttcaaattattttggCCCTTTGTGTTGACCAAAAATCGTCGAAAACAGGGGAGAAAGCAACCTCTCAGCCTTGGAGATGGAGAGATACGAAAAGGGTACCAGACTTGCCCGAAATGGCGTGACAATCTGCTGAATTTTGATAAAGAGGGAGAGCTTTTTTTGTGGAAATGGAAAGGAAGAAGACGACGCTGGTGTGGctgttgaagaaaatgaaaagaccTAGCGGATTAAAGAGAAATGTGGGCCGGGTCGCAGATTGGGCTCGGCTGAAAAATGAGTGGGCTGATTTCTTCAATTTCGTGGGcttcaatatttgatttaagcatccCTTAATAAATTATATACCAACAAGTGCTTAAGTGTATAAATTATGCAATGCAAAGTATAATTACTAGTAGTTATATGGCAGTGAAAATTAtacgatatcataatagttgcgcgataatatttataagttttGAAAGTAGATGCTATCGTctaattgtataaaataaatgcgatCGTTTTACGTGAAGATAGTAAAAATATTAAAAGCGACTATTAGTCATAATATTAGGTGCTTGCACGTATGATGGAAAAATAATAGCAatgctaataataataataataataataataataataataataataataataataataataataataataacaataataatattattaagaCAGCCcgattataataatattaataattataatattaagtgctTTCATGAcatgataaaataataatactaataataactatgataataataataaatataatattaataataataataaaaataattataataataatattaataacaataatgataataataataataataataataataatgataataataataataataatgggtGATGACTATATAGTGACGGTGGAAAAGGCAATATTAATAGAAAGCAAATAATTGTGGTAAAGTAGCAAAATTATTAaatgtaaataatatttttggaaaaagagggcgggacaaaatcgggtgtcaacagtCCTAAATTTTATGTTCAGACATATATATGATGTGGTCAAAACCATATATGATTGTTTGTCAAGCAATGACCAACTCaacacaaaattaattaaacctCAGATCATGTTCTGCCTTGTCCATTTTGAAGAATATGTAGAAGGGACAGGTTGTCTTGACTGTAAGCTGCATAACGCGAGAAGAGAGGTTTTCCCTGGTAAAAGAAagggataattacatttttggaccactcaatagaataacagccaaaaaaattaaaagttttgtatatcaagtataaatatacataattagtgTATGAGTTTTGTTCATTTTAGCTAGCACCCATGATTAATTTCGACCGGCAGGccaaaaatgagaaaaactTCAAAAATAAATGATTAGATTAAGAGAAAGCAAATATATTTCGTGGTTTTTGCTTGTAAAAATTTCTGGAGAAGTTTGAAATTGTTCTTTAAATATTGAAATCATGGATAAAATTGTAGCAACATTACTTAAGATAGGGGCTGTAGAACTTTATCTCTATTCCAATTCTCCTGACAACTATTGAATTTGACTTTTAAAAATTAGAACATCATGACCATTGACATAGAGGAGGGAGATATAGATAGACATATAGTACAACCAGAAAAAGGATGGACACATGAGAGCAATCCTCGCAAGTCCCAAATCTTTTAGACTTGAGCCACTTCGATAATTTGCACGACCTAATATCTATCTTAAGCAGTATCAATTTTCGCTTAAGGGATAGAACACGTTACTATACTTGTTCTAAGCTAGCGTTTGCGGAATAGTAAAGAACAGTGAAGTAAGGACACATTCTTTTTATGTGGAACCCACCCGGCTTACAAGGGTGaaaaaaatcacgacctacaccCTACACCTCTGTAGGATTTTTCCAAACTCTACTACAACTTTGAGGTTGTCTGATTCAAGTTGAAACGCATGCCTCACCCTCTAAAGCTCTAATTCACTATCTCGCAAACTAATCCTCCTAGACTAGTAAGCCCACTCCAACTTACccaatttgaagttgaatttgactAACTATTTATACCTACAATATTTGTTTCTAGAAAAGCAGATAAAGGTACAATTCGATAAACAATCCTAATACACAAATCCTAGACTATTAAGCCCACTCCAAGTTACccaatttgaagttgaatttgactAACTATTTATACCTACTATATTTGCTTCTAGAAAAGCAGATAAAAATACAACTCGATAAACAATCCTAATACACAAATCTAGACTCAAGAATTGTAACACATAAACTCTATGAAACAAATTCTTCCATCTTCTTCGTTGTATTAGGCGGCACTTCTGGAATCAGGACACTCAATATGACAGTGACTGTATTTGCTCAATATTCTGATTTCTCTCTTTGTGAATATGTGAAACTTTTgcatgacttgacttgaatattTATAGTACTAGGTTTGCATCAAGTCAGTTGAACTCAATCCCTACAAGGTAAGGCCCATTATGAGAGTTAGGGTTTGAGTTGACTTGGGATTCTTGCATTCACGCGTCTTCAGTGTCCTTGTAGGAGTTTGAAGTATCTAGATAATTATGGCAAGAAATCCTGCAAACTTGTCtgccaagtctttaccataaacCACAATTCCTACTGATTCtgagctggaacatcttcttgTACCTGGTTCAAGTGCCTAGTTCATTTTTCTCTTAATCTTCTCATTGCCTGAGATGGAACATGTCCATAAACCAGTTTCAATCACCCTTGTCCAGCGTCTGTCTGACTTATTCTCTCCTAGCTCATCCACCTATCTTTGAGATAGAACATGTCTGCATACCTGGTTCACTTGCCTTGTTCATtttactttgtcaatcatcaaaacttgcATGCTTTATGCCAACATACTTAGTATTAGAAACTCTATCAAGACAAACTTCGACAATGATTATATTTGTCATGCTCTTTTTTCCAATTATAGAGAGGAGAGTGGGAGGCAACTGAAACTTTTAAAGTCAGTTAGTAGAAAAGGTATTTCTGAACTATTTGACTAGTTGAAGGGCAATTTTGAGCCAAAAACGTAATAGCGAGGGCATTCTTTAGCCAAAAACATAAAGGAGGATAAATTTAACCTATTTCGAgtagttcaggggtaattttggcccctTTTCCCATTTTTATGTTTGAACATGacttatttttcattcttaaGTCCAAAAAATTCTATCAAACTAAAACcgtatactccctccgtttcaatttatgtgaactcatttgactgggcacgacatttaagaaagaggaaagacttttgaaacttctggttcaaaataagtcttgaatatttgtgtggctgtaactcattcataaagtgaatttgtttccaaattacgAAAGgggtcattcattttgacacggactaaaaagaaaatagattcacgtaaattgaaacagagggagtattatatatcTCATGTTAGATGGAAGAATTAATGTTACCAATTGTACATTTTCTGGACGCATGTATCATTTTCTACCCAAAACGGGGACTTACTCACCGATTTATACTTATCATTTGTTGTAGTTTCCCTTAGATtttgaaatataattttttttttcataggcTGATTCGTCTTGTGAATAGAAATTAAGcctaaaacaaaaatcaaacaaaGTATTAGTGAACTTGATTGCTTGGTTACCAGTCTAGTAGGATTATTAAAtaatctatatatctatataattgCAGAACATAGATCCGGTGAGGTGACGCTCTCTAAGGCCAACATTAGCATTTATCTATTTTCTAAGAATTTTGTCTCTTTctctaatttttaaatttaattaataataatgaaaagGTGTCTCGCCACATTAAATCAACATTACTTCCAACCGAAACGTCACTTCTTTTAGTTTCCTTACATACGGCTCCTTGCCTTCCTCTTTTTCATTCCCACGCCAAAGTCCATTCATTTTGTGCCCATAACAATCCCCAGGGGCTGCTCTCTCTCTCCTTTGTACTTTCTTCAACAAAATCATAGCATGATACCCTTAACCATTCTTTTTTCATTATTATggtcctctctctttctcctaaTTTCTTccctttcaattttttcatattttccctttttttcgcTTTATCAATGTGTTGTTTTTACTTTTatccttattttttcattttttcattattGTTGCTAATTTGTTTgtcatttatctttttcttgAACAGTTACAACTTTTACCGTAAACAAAATAAAGAGATTACTTTGATTAATTGTCCAACTCGAACCGGGAGAATAATTTTCACTCTACTAATAAACATTACGGGTGTTTATATGAAATCATATTAATAACTTACCATGACTGTAAtttaatgaaatgaaaatacatTACTAAACCATGATCAAGTAAGAGTAATGGAACTTGCAATTAgagttaaacaaaaaagaaagttacAAATATTGACATCGGAATAATTGTGCTTTGATTTTCTTTCCGAAGTAGTCTTACATTATATATTTGGTTTCACTTTTCGTATTATGATTTATTATTTAGCTCGACTAAGTTTATAAAAAGATCGAATTTGTCAGTTCAGATGTTGACCGCGCAAAGCGCGGTTACATTAAAGCCTCAAAAGGGTATTTATCAAATGTTTTGAAATATTGCCATTTAAACCACGAAGATAATGTCATATTATGCCCTTTTTCagaatttaaaaaaaggggtAATGTAATATTCGGAACCACGAAGGAACTGAATGTTATAAGGATAAACACGAGGTGTAGGTCTACaaattatccttatttaaattatatacacgATATCAGTAATGGTATAATGTACTATATCATGTATGTTAGTGAATACATTTTAATTAAATGTATAAttggccaaagtcatagatggacccctgaacttgtcctgattttcCATCTAGACCCCCCAACTGAAATGTTGACCATCTGAACCCCCGAATATAAGATAAAATGTGCCATTTGAACCCCTCGTGCCCGAAATTTGGGCACGGGCGTGAAGCTCACTTGCTGTAACATGGAAAAATAGACCAGTGACATGGAGCCATGTCATGttacctgtttttttttttttttttaaaaataagccatatcaacaaaaacaattaattttaacaaaaactctattttaaaatctatttaagtaattaaaaaaaattgaaaaacccaacccatcctctccgatagcctaCCTCGCTGCCGACAACGCCACCTCCCTCCTCcgcctctttctttttttttttttaaatttttaatcattaaaa is a window of Lycium ferocissimum isolate CSIRO_LF1 chromosome 12, AGI_CSIRO_Lferr_CH_V1, whole genome shotgun sequence DNA encoding:
- the LOC132040464 gene encoding uncharacterized protein LOC132040464, whose amino-acid sequence is MAKDQTVFFSFRSYCRVLVFLSALSSISLLYWSYVFGYGYSYIKMTVTNEDRPIDLLRFPKAWNHLVFSSEQAPQRLLKIALFVKKWPDEHHAGGLERHALTLHLALAKRGHELHIFTANSSFPLYPTISNLRFHISNSTAAGYLDQAVVWKQFQKENATKRPFDVIHTESVGLRYTRSKNLNNVAVSWHGIAYETIHSDIIQELLRNTTEDPESSHALTERVKKVIEEVKFFPNYAHHVATSDHAGDVLKRIYMIPEERVHVILNGVSEEIFKPDVTKGYDFRSKIGISKSKSLILGLAGRLVKDKGHPLMFEALQQIFKENSTFRDNVIVLVAGNGPWGTRYKGLGSNNVMVLGPLEQDQLAGFYNAIDVFINPTLRAQGLDHTLLEAILTGKPLIATKLASITGSIIVSEEMGYTYAPTVGELKKVLYEVWEDGREILELKGRFARERGLKLFTATKMAAAYERLFLCISDDEKQAEKHDNYCIYQPQSN